In one window of Chryseobacterium sp. JV274 DNA:
- a CDS encoding phage integrase SAM-like domain-containing protein, which produces MASVSFFIRGKVADKESTIWAKFRDKYIDIRVPVPYLSCKPKEWKEGRCKMPSKKMHKDDAETINTRLSQLEANIISSYTEDNPEIDLKEWLKSIIEPTTLKPVDNNYSDDVIVFIDTYISLKKDSVTESTIKKANVVKQLMIRYIADRKIRKKTFRGLKFKDLDNSFRIDFEDYCNKESYKISTTYRNLKFLKMICKVAGSFDIEVHKHAELWKFEVEKATKHIPKSIYLTFDELDKIEHKEMAHDYLDNARDWLLISCYTGQRVSDYMRFNSSMIVEDSEGQKYIEFTQQKTNAKMQIPLLKKVQDILAKRNGEFPRKISDVNLNLYIKEVCEIAEIDEIVYNGRTETIAKDGKNITRKVFGNFPKHKLITSHIGRKSFASNFYEKIPTTYLLNFTGHTTEKQLLAYINKTEVEKAKSTAKIFNSLGY; this is translated from the coding sequence ATGGCATCAGTAAGTTTTTTTATTAGAGGAAAAGTGGCGGATAAAGAAAGTACAATTTGGGCAAAGTTTAGAGATAAGTATATTGATATACGTGTTCCTGTTCCGTATTTGAGCTGTAAACCAAAAGAATGGAAAGAGGGAAGGTGTAAAATGCCGTCTAAAAAAATGCATAAAGATGATGCGGAAACTATAAACACTCGTCTTTCACAATTAGAAGCTAATATTATTTCAAGTTATACGGAAGATAATCCAGAAATCGATTTAAAAGAATGGCTTAAATCAATTATAGAACCTACGACTTTAAAGCCTGTAGATAATAATTATTCGGATGATGTGATTGTTTTTATTGATACTTATATTTCTTTAAAAAAAGATAGTGTTACAGAATCGACTATTAAGAAAGCTAATGTTGTTAAGCAATTAATGATAAGATATATAGCGGATAGAAAAATCAGAAAGAAAACATTTAGAGGATTAAAGTTTAAAGATTTAGATAATTCTTTTAGAATTGATTTTGAAGATTATTGTAATAAGGAGAGTTATAAGATTTCAACCACATATCGCAATCTTAAATTCTTAAAAATGATTTGTAAAGTTGCGGGTTCTTTTGATATTGAAGTTCATAAACATGCGGAATTATGGAAATTTGAAGTTGAAAAAGCGACAAAGCATATCCCAAAATCAATTTACTTAACTTTTGATGAGTTGGATAAAATAGAGCATAAAGAAATGGCACATGATTATTTAGATAATGCAAGAGATTGGCTACTTATCTCCTGTTATACAGGGCAACGTGTGAGTGATTATATGAGGTTTAATTCTTCTATGATTGTGGAGGATAGTGAGGGACAGAAATACATTGAATTTACACAGCAAAAGACTAATGCTAAGATGCAAATTCCTTTATTAAAAAAAGTCCAAGATATTTTAGCAAAACGAAACGGAGAATTCCCCCGAAAAATATCAGATGTAAACCTAAATCTTTATATCAAAGAAGTATGTGAGATTGCTGAAATAGATGAGATTGTATATAACGGTAGAACCGAGACAATAGCTAAAGATGGGAAAAATATTACTCGTAAAGTTTTTGGTAATTTTCCGAAACATAAACTTATTACATCTCACATAGGCAGAAAAAGTTTTGCTTCTAACTTTTATGAGAAAATTCCTACTACTTATTTGCTTAATTTTACAGGACACACAACAGAAAAACAGCTTTTAGCATATATCAATAAAACAGAAGTAGAAAAGGCAAAGTCAACTGCAAAAATATTTAACAGTTTAGGGTATTAA
- a CDS encoding DUF4280 domain-containing protein: protein MPQKITDTAQLSCNQGTVPSNLSVTSQNFSTAEGKHIATEQDKQANVNIKSFGQCKLKPSSGGYLPCIPAPITWQETTEKDTINNYKILTEDSFCMCGIGGRIEVAGRGHLEKHDIS, encoded by the coding sequence ATGCCACAAAAGATCACAGATACTGCCCAATTATCCTGTAACCAAGGAACGGTACCAAGCAACCTTAGTGTTACAAGCCAGAACTTTTCTACAGCCGAGGGAAAACATATTGCTACGGAGCAGGATAAACAAGCAAATGTTAACATAAAATCCTTTGGACAGTGTAAATTAAAGCCTAGTTCAGGGGGGTATTTGCCATGTATTCCTGCGCCAATAACGTGGCAAGAAACAACAGAAAAAGACACTATTAATAATTACAAAATTCTTACTGAAGATTCTTTTTGTATGTGTGGAATAGGGGGAAGAATTGAAGTGGCAGGTAGGGGACATTTAGAGAAGCATGATATTTCTTAA